A stretch of the Pseudomonadota bacterium genome encodes the following:
- the pyrH gene encoding UMP kinase, with protein sequence MRYQRILLKLSGEALMGEDSYGIDPGILGRLAGEIRAEVERGVQLGLVIGGGNILRGAGLAARGMNRVTGDHMGMLATVINALAMQDALERIDVDCRVMSALTMDQVCESYTARRAIRHLEAGRVVIFAAGTGNPFFTTDSAASLRAIEISADLLLKATKVNGVYSADPVTHPHAILYERISYAAALEQKLGVMDATALVLCSEHGMPLRVFNVFEAGQLGRIVAGEDIGTLVESKG encoded by the coding sequence ATGAGATACCAGCGCATACTGCTCAAGCTCAGCGGGGAAGCGCTGATGGGCGAGGATTCCTACGGTATCGATCCCGGGATTCTCGGCCGCCTGGCCGGGGAAATTCGCGCCGAGGTCGAGCGCGGCGTGCAGCTCGGTCTGGTGATTGGCGGCGGCAATATCCTGCGCGGCGCCGGGTTGGCCGCGCGCGGCATGAACCGGGTCACCGGCGACCACATGGGCATGCTGGCCACGGTGATCAATGCGCTGGCGATGCAGGATGCGCTCGAGCGGATCGACGTCGACTGCCGGGTCATGTCGGCGCTGACGATGGATCAGGTGTGTGAATCCTATACGGCGCGCCGGGCCATACGTCACCTGGAGGCGGGCCGGGTGGTCATCTTCGCCGCCGGCACCGGCAATCCGTTCTTCACCACCGACTCGGCGGCCAGCCTGCGTGCGATCGAGATCAGCGCCGACCTGCTGCTCAAGGCAACCAAGGTCAACGGGGTGTATTCGGCCGACCCCGTCACCCATCCCCATGCGATTCTGTACGAGCGCATCAGCTATGCCGCGGCGCTGGAGCAGAAACTCGGGGTGATGGACGCGACTGCGCTGGTACTGTGCAGCGAGCACGGTATGCCGCTGCGGGTATTCAACGTGTTCGAGGCCGGCCAGCTCGGCAGGATCGTCGCCGGCGAGGACATCGGCACACTGGTTGAGTCAAAGGGGTAG
- the tsf gene encoding translation elongation factor Ts, which translates to MAITAAQVKELRERTGSGMMECKKALVDANGDMEAAIEALRKAGIAKADKKASRVAAEGLVVIELSGDAKTAALVEVNCETDFVAKKDEFRDFAEAIAKRVLASDPADIDALLAMPLADAGTTSIEDARKTMIAKIGENITVRRFVRIESSNPLATYSHGGRIGVVVDFTGGDEVLGKDLAMHIAAHDPRPVCVSETEVPAELVASEREIFTAQARESGKPDNIIEKMIEGRIRKFLSEITLLGQGFVKDPDMTVGKLLQQADATVARFQRMELGEGIEKKTENFADEVMAQVKGG; encoded by the coding sequence ATGGCTATTACTGCAGCGCAGGTGAAGGAACTGCGCGAACGAACCGGCTCCGGCATGATGGAGTGCAAGAAGGCGCTGGTCGACGCCAACGGCGACATGGAGGCAGCGATCGAGGCCCTGCGCAAGGCCGGCATCGCCAAGGCCGACAAGAAGGCCAGCCGCGTGGCCGCGGAAGGCCTGGTCGTGATCGAGCTGTCCGGCGATGCAAAGACGGCGGCGCTGGTCGAGGTCAATTGCGAAACCGACTTTGTCGCCAAGAAGGATGAGTTCCGGGACTTTGCCGAGGCGATCGCAAAGCGCGTGCTGGCCAGCGATCCGGCCGACATCGACGCGCTGCTGGCCATGCCGCTCGCGGACGCCGGCACCACCTCGATCGAGGATGCGCGCAAGACGATGATCGCCAAGATCGGCGAGAACATCACCGTACGCCGGTTCGTGCGCATCGAGAGCAGCAACCCGCTGGCCACCTACAGCCACGGCGGCCGCATCGGCGTGGTGGTCGACTTTACCGGTGGCGACGAGGTGCTCGGCAAGGATCTGGCGATGCACATCGCCGCCCACGACCCACGTCCGGTCTGCGTGTCCGAGACGGAAGTCCCGGCCGAACTGGTCGCCAGCGAGCGCGAAATCTTCACCGCCCAGGCGCGCGAAAGCGGCAAGCCGGACAACATTATCGAGAAGATGATCGAGGGTCGTATCCGCAAGTTCCTGTCCGAGATCACCCTGCTGGGTCAGGGTTTCGTCAAGGATCCGGATATGACCGTGGGCAAGCTGCTGCAGCAGGCGGACGCGACGGTTGCGCGCTTTCAGCGTATGGAACTCGGCGAGGGAATCGAAAAGAAGACCGAGAATTTCGCCGACGAGGTGATGGCGCAGGTCAAGGGCGGCTGA
- the rpsB gene encoding 30S ribosomal protein S2: MADVTMRQMLEAGVHFGHQTRYWNPKMAPYIFGERGKIHIINLEKTLPLFNDAMNFVSSLVANGGTMLFVGTKRSAQATVLENAIRCGMPYVNHRWLGGMLTNFKTVRQSIRRLKELETMSTDGSFDRLSKKEALMLTRELEKLERSLGGIKDMRGIPDAMFVVDVGYEKIAVSEARKLGIPVVGVVDTNNSIDGIDYVIPGNDDAIRAVQLYVQSAADAVSTGKLSVAHAVSESTDEFVELDEESADKPNRKKTRAAAPKKASKVTVKKKAPVKPAETEETEAEETGE, from the coding sequence ATGGCAGACGTCACGATGCGCCAGATGCTTGAGGCTGGCGTGCATTTTGGTCACCAGACCCGCTACTGGAACCCGAAGATGGCCCCCTATATCTTCGGCGAGCGCGGCAAGATCCATATCATCAATCTCGAGAAAACCCTGCCGCTGTTCAACGACGCGATGAATTTCGTCAGCAGTCTGGTCGCCAACGGCGGCACCATGCTGTTCGTGGGTACCAAGCGCTCGGCACAGGCGACGGTGCTGGAAAACGCGATCCGCTGCGGCATGCCCTATGTCAACCACCGCTGGCTCGGCGGCATGCTCACCAACTTCAAGACCGTGCGCCAGTCGATCAGGCGCCTGAAGGAACTGGAGACCATGTCCACCGACGGCTCCTTCGACCGCCTCAGCAAGAAAGAGGCGCTGATGCTGACGCGCGAACTGGAGAAACTGGAGCGCAGCCTGGGCGGCATCAAGGACATGCGCGGCATACCCGATGCCATGTTCGTCGTCGACGTCGGTTATGAAAAGATCGCCGTCAGCGAGGCGCGCAAGCTGGGTATCCCGGTCGTCGGCGTGGTCGACACCAACAACTCGATCGACGGCATCGACTATGTCATTCCGGGCAACGACGACGCCATCCGTGCCGTCCAGCTCTACGTGCAGAGTGCAGCCGATGCGGTCAGCACCGGCAAGCTCAGCGTGGCCCATGCGGTGTCCGAGTCCACTGACGAGTTCGTCGAGCTCGACGAGGAGAGTGCCGACAAGCCGAACCGCAAGAAGACCCGCGCTGCGGCGCCGAAGAAGGCCAGCAAGGTGACGGTCAAGAAGAAGGCGCCGGTCAAGCCGGCCGAGACCGAGGAGACCGAGGCCGAGGAAACCGGGGAATAA
- the map gene encoding type I methionyl aminopeptidase — translation MPVTIKTPDEIEKMRVAGRLAGEVLRMIRPYVQPGVTTDELDRICHDYIVDVQQAIPAPLNYRGFPKSICTSVNHVVCHGIPGDKKLKKGDMVNVDITVIKDGFHGDTSKIFFAGEPTVAAQRLARISHECMRIGIDMVRPGVQLGDIGHAIQTHAESQHCSIVREYCGHGIGREFHEDPQVLHYGKPGTGLRLEAGMTFTIEPMVNAGKRFTRLLPDGWTVVTKDHSLSAQWEHTILVTPDGHEVLTCLAGDEI, via the coding sequence ATGCCCGTCACCATCAAGACCCCGGACGAGATCGAGAAGATGCGCGTCGCCGGACGCCTCGCCGGCGAGGTCCTGCGCATGATCCGGCCGTACGTCCAGCCCGGCGTCACCACCGACGAGCTGGACCGCATCTGCCATGACTACATCGTCGACGTGCAGCAGGCCATCCCGGCGCCGCTCAACTACCGCGGCTTCCCGAAGTCGATCTGCACCTCGGTCAATCATGTCGTATGCCACGGGATCCCGGGCGACAAGAAACTGAAGAAGGGCGACATGGTGAATGTAGACATCACCGTGATCAAGGACGGTTTCCACGGCGACACCAGCAAGATTTTCTTCGCCGGCGAGCCGACCGTGGCCGCGCAGCGGCTGGCGCGCATCAGCCACGAATGCATGCGCATCGGTATCGACATGGTGCGGCCGGGCGTGCAGCTCGGCGACATCGGCCACGCCATCCAGACGCATGCCGAGTCGCAGCACTGTTCCATCGTGCGCGAGTACTGCGGTCACGGCATCGGCCGCGAGTTCCACGAGGACCCGCAGGTCCTGCATTACGGCAAACCGGGGACCGGGCTGCGGCTGGAGGCGGGCATGACCTTCACCATCGAGCCCATGGTAAATGCCGGCAAGCGCTTTACCCGGCTGCTGCCCGACGGCTGGACCGTGGTCACCAAGGACCATAGCCTGTCGGCGCAATGGGAGCATACCATCCTGGTCACGCCGGACGGCCACGAGGTGCTGACCTGCCTGGCGGGCGACGAGATCTGA